The proteins below come from a single Streptomyces spongiicola genomic window:
- a CDS encoding hemolysin family protein, which produces MSVQLVIGAVALVVVAWLAACAEAGIARVSGFRAAEALRSGRRGAARLVQVASDPTRYLNVALLVRVACEMAAGALVTYACLQEFAKTWQALTVAIGVMVLVSYVAVGVSPRTIGRQHPLNTATAAAYVLLPLARIMGPIPQLLILIGNALTPGKGFRKGPFASEAELRAMVDLAEQESLIEAEERKMVHSVFELGDTLVREVMVPRTDLVAIERYKTIRQALTLALRSGFSRIPVTGENEDDVVGIVYLKDLVRKTHISRDAETELVSTAMRPAAFVPDTKNAGDLLREMQRERNHVAVVIDEYGGTAGIVTIEDILEEIVGEITDEYDRELPPVQELGDSRYRVTARLDIGDLGELFGLDAYDDEDVETVGGLLAKSLGRVPISGASVQVELPDGRALRLTAESPAGRRNKIVTVLVEPA; this is translated from the coding sequence ATGAGCGTCCAACTCGTCATCGGCGCCGTCGCCCTGGTCGTCGTCGCCTGGCTCGCCGCCTGCGCCGAGGCCGGCATCGCCCGGGTGTCCGGCTTCCGTGCCGCCGAGGCGCTGCGGTCCGGGCGGCGCGGCGCCGCCCGCCTGGTCCAGGTCGCCTCCGACCCGACGCGCTACCTCAACGTCGCCCTGCTCGTGCGGGTCGCCTGCGAGATGGCGGCCGGGGCGCTGGTCACCTATGCCTGCCTCCAGGAGTTCGCCAAGACCTGGCAGGCGCTGACCGTCGCCATCGGCGTGATGGTCCTCGTCTCCTATGTCGCCGTCGGCGTCTCCCCGCGCACCATCGGCCGCCAGCACCCGCTCAACACGGCGACGGCCGCCGCGTACGTCCTGCTCCCGCTGGCCCGGATCATGGGGCCGATCCCGCAGCTGCTCATCCTCATCGGCAACGCGCTGACCCCGGGCAAGGGCTTCCGCAAGGGCCCCTTCGCCAGCGAGGCCGAACTGCGCGCGATGGTCGACCTCGCCGAGCAGGAGTCCCTGATCGAGGCCGAGGAGCGGAAGATGGTCCACTCCGTCTTCGAGCTCGGCGACACCCTCGTCCGGGAGGTGATGGTCCCGCGGACGGACCTCGTCGCCATCGAGCGCTACAAGACCATCCGCCAGGCGCTGACCCTCGCCCTGCGTTCCGGTTTCTCCCGCATCCCGGTCACCGGGGAGAACGAGGACGACGTCGTCGGGATCGTGTATCTGAAGGACCTGGTCCGCAAGACCCACATCAGCCGGGACGCGGAGACCGAGCTGGTCTCGACGGCGATGCGCCCGGCGGCCTTCGTGCCCGACACCAAGAACGCGGGCGATCTGCTGCGCGAGATGCAGCGGGAGCGCAACCACGTCGCCGTCGTCATCGACGAGTACGGCGGCACGGCCGGCATCGTCACCATCGAGGACATCCTGGAGGAGATCGTCGGCGAGATCACCGACGAGTACGACCGGGAGCTGCCGCCCGTGCAGGAACTCGGCGACTCGCGCTACCGCGTCACCGCCCGGCTCGACATCGGCGACCTCGGCGAGCTGTTCGGCCTCGACGCCTACGACGACGAGGACGTGGAGACCGTCGGGGGACTGCTGGCCAAGTCCCTCGGCCGGGTTCCGATCTCCGGTGCCAGCGTCCAGGTCGAACTCCCGGACGGCCGCGCCCTGCGGCTGACCGCCGAGTCCCCCGCCGGCCGCCGGAACAAGATCGTCACCGTGCTCGTGGAGCCGGCGTGA
- the ybeY gene encoding rRNA maturation RNase YbeY codes for MSIDVNNESGTEVDEQAILDIARYALARMRIHPLSELSVIVVDAEAMEQLHMQWMDLPGPTDVMSFPMDELRPPVKDDEEPPEGLLGDIVLCPEVAKKQGEEAPTRHSMDEELRLLTVHGVLHLLGYDHEEPDERAEMFGLQAAIVDGWRAEKGLTGPSPAPTVS; via the coding sequence ATGTCGATCGACGTCAACAACGAGTCCGGCACCGAGGTCGACGAGCAGGCGATCCTCGACATCGCCCGCTACGCGCTCGCGCGGATGCGCATCCACCCGCTCTCCGAACTCTCGGTGATCGTCGTGGACGCCGAGGCCATGGAGCAGCTCCACATGCAGTGGATGGACCTGCCCGGGCCCACGGATGTCATGTCCTTTCCCATGGACGAACTGCGTCCGCCGGTCAAGGACGACGAGGAGCCCCCCGAGGGGCTCCTCGGCGACATCGTGCTCTGCCCCGAGGTCGCGAAGAAGCAGGGCGAGGAGGCGCCGACCCGCCACTCCATGGACGAGGAGCTCCGGCTGCTCACCGTCCACGGGGTCCTCCACCTGCTCGGGTACGACCACGAGGAGCCCGACGAGCGCGCCGAGATGTTCGGTCTGCAGGCGGCGATCGTCGACGGCTGGAGGGCGGAGAAGGGCCTGACCGGTCCGTCCCCGGCGCCGACCGTCTCATGA
- a CDS encoding PhoH family protein has product MTQTPTDQTLAPGQARAHFTVPAKHPMVTVLGSGDSLLRVIEKAFPAVDIHVRGNAISAVGDERHVALVQRLFDEMMLVLRTGQPMTEDAVERSIAMLREEDGGAAPETPSEVLTQNILSSRGRTIRPKTLNQKRYVDAIDKHTVVFGIGPAGTGKTYLAMAKAVQALQSKQVNRIILTRPAVEAGERLGFLPGTLYEKIDPYLRPLYDALHDMIDPDSIPRLMAAGTIEVAPLAYMRGRTLNDAFIILDEAQNTNPEQMKMFLTRLGFDSKIVITGDVTQVDLPGGTKSGLRQVREILDGVPDVHFSLLTSRDVVRHKLVGRIVDAYEQYDSRNGSNGK; this is encoded by the coding sequence ATGACTCAGACACCCACAGACCAGACCCTCGCGCCGGGGCAGGCACGAGCCCACTTCACCGTCCCCGCGAAGCACCCGATGGTGACCGTGCTCGGTTCAGGTGACTCCCTGCTGCGCGTGATCGAGAAGGCGTTCCCGGCCGTGGACATCCATGTCCGCGGCAATGCGATCAGCGCGGTCGGCGACGAGCGGCACGTCGCACTCGTCCAGCGCCTCTTCGACGAGATGATGCTCGTGCTCCGCACCGGGCAGCCGATGACGGAGGACGCGGTGGAACGCTCGATCGCCATGCTTCGCGAGGAAGACGGCGGCGCGGCGCCCGAGACCCCGTCCGAGGTCCTCACCCAGAACATCCTGTCCAGCCGCGGCCGCACGATCCGCCCCAAGACGCTCAACCAGAAGCGCTATGTCGACGCCATCGACAAGCACACGGTCGTCTTCGGCATCGGCCCCGCCGGTACCGGCAAGACGTACCTGGCGATGGCCAAGGCCGTGCAGGCGCTGCAGTCCAAGCAGGTCAACCGGATCATCCTCACCCGGCCCGCGGTCGAGGCGGGCGAGCGCCTCGGCTTCCTGCCCGGCACGCTCTACGAGAAGATCGACCCGTATCTGCGGCCGCTGTACGACGCCCTGCACGACATGATCGACCCGGACTCGATCCCGCGTCTGATGGCAGCGGGGACGATCGAGGTGGCGCCGCTGGCGTATATGCGCGGCCGCACGCTCAACGACGCGTTCATCATCCTCGACGAGGCGCAGAACACGAACCCCGAGCAGATGAAGATGTTCCTGACGCGTCTCGGCTTCGACTCGAAGATCGTGATCACCGGTGACGTCACCCAGGTCGACCTGCCCGGCGGGACCAAGAGCGGTCTGCGCCAGGTCAGGGAGATCCTGGACGGCGTCCCGGACGTGCACTTCTCCCTGCTGACATCGCGGGATGTCGTCCGGCACAAGCTCGTGGGCCGTATCGTCGACGCCTACGAGCAGTACGACAGCCGCAACGGCAGCAACGGGAAGTGA
- a CDS encoding carbohydrate kinase family protein — protein MITTDGEQQQHTAHIDPLAALRTDGDPACDVFLTGTVFLDIVFTGLDTAPARGTETWARGMGQSPGGVANMATALARLGLRTSLAAAFGDDFYGDYCRDALEQGEGIDLSQSRTVPGWHSPVTVSMAYEGERTMVSHGHEAPLSETAPAVAPRARAAVASLAPGRLEPWIAEAAGRGARIFADVGWDESGRWDLRALHDLELCEAFLPNAEEAMRYTRTDCPRAAARVLAEKVPLAVVTLGADGAYAVDGASGESAEVPAIAVEVLDPTGAGDVFMAGFVTGTLAGWPLADRLAFAGLTAALSVREFGGSLSAPGWTEVAAWWRYVRGCADQDPEALARYAFLAGLVPAPGRPWPLPRALPTIGFRRPA, from the coding sequence GTGATCACGACCGACGGAGAGCAGCAGCAACACACCGCGCACATCGACCCGTTGGCCGCTCTGCGCACCGACGGGGACCCGGCGTGCGACGTGTTCCTCACCGGCACCGTCTTCCTCGACATCGTCTTCACCGGGCTCGACACCGCTCCGGCCCGCGGTACCGAGACCTGGGCGCGGGGGATGGGCCAGAGCCCGGGCGGCGTCGCCAACATGGCCACCGCACTGGCCCGGCTCGGCCTGCGCACCTCCCTCGCCGCGGCCTTCGGTGACGACTTCTACGGCGACTACTGCCGGGACGCCCTGGAGCAGGGCGAGGGCATCGACCTCTCCCAGTCCCGGACGGTGCCCGGCTGGCACTCCCCGGTGACGGTCTCCATGGCGTACGAGGGCGAGCGCACCATGGTGTCGCACGGCCACGAGGCCCCCCTGTCCGAGACCGCCCCGGCGGTGGCGCCCCGGGCCCGGGCCGCCGTCGCCTCGCTCGCGCCGGGCCGCCTCGAGCCCTGGATCGCGGAGGCGGCCGGCCGGGGAGCCCGGATCTTCGCCGACGTCGGCTGGGACGAATCCGGCCGCTGGGACCTGCGCGCCCTGCACGACCTGGAACTGTGCGAGGCGTTCCTGCCCAACGCCGAGGAGGCGATGCGCTACACCCGCACCGACTGCCCCCGCGCGGCCGCCCGGGTGCTTGCCGAGAAGGTGCCCCTCGCGGTCGTCACTCTGGGCGCCGACGGCGCGTACGCCGTGGACGGCGCTTCCGGCGAGTCGGCCGAGGTCCCGGCGATCGCGGTCGAGGTGCTGGATCCCACGGGGGCCGGAGACGTCTTCATGGCGGGTTTCGTCACCGGCACTCTCGCAGGCTGGCCGCTCGCGGACCGCCTCGCCTTCGCCGGCCTGACCGCCGCGCTGTCCGTGCGGGAGTTCGGCGGATCGCTGTCGGCGCCCGGCTGGACCGAGGTGGCGGCGTGGTGGCGGTACGTCCGGGGCTGCGCGGACCAGGACCCCGAGGCGCTCGCCCGCTACGCCTTCCTGGCCGGGCTCGTTCCCGCTCCCGGCCGCCCCTGGCCGCTGCCCCGCGCGCTCCCGACGATCGGCTTCCGGCGGCCTGCCTGA
- a CDS encoding MFS transporter, translating to MSSRLRAAWPLVAVFAVGYLASYLLPTVVGRLSAGLGLTPAQAGLVGSGLLLASSAAGFALASRVERFGPRRLARAGLVLAFAGYGAAALTSAVPAVVAGVTVGGLGSGTATAVAAAGIAAQRDPHRVSALGLLSVSAAAGALYLTIPRLGGGHTLPFAALATAALAAWPATRRLDCPGARVSVPGVQGLPGPRGSRPPLPRRRSGMVLAASMLCWAMAQNALWGVSGRIGTTQAGLSEVTVGAVFAVALGAGLCGVAAAGTVGARFGRAVPIGAGTALIACCVVISSSAHGLAAFAVGEVLWNTFYPAVLSYLIGLAASLDSRGRWAVLVGSASSLGVACGPVAGSLLSEHSGYPGMGLVLAAALLVVAVPMTAVAVHTSGRRPVAVPLPVPAALRRRTAAAPAVLAEIPVPVVETAPASAAKVLAS from the coding sequence ATGTCCTCGCGCCTGCGCGCCGCGTGGCCGCTGGTCGCCGTCTTCGCCGTCGGCTACCTCGCCTCCTACCTTCTCCCCACCGTCGTCGGCCGGCTCTCCGCCGGACTCGGCCTGACCCCCGCCCAGGCCGGACTGGTCGGCTCCGGCCTGCTGTTGGCGTCCTCGGCCGCCGGCTTCGCGCTGGCCTCCCGGGTCGAGCGGTTCGGGCCGCGCCGGCTCGCCCGGGCGGGCCTGGTCCTCGCCTTCGCGGGCTACGGTGCGGCGGCCCTGACGTCCGCGGTACCGGCCGTCGTCGCCGGCGTCACGGTAGGCGGCCTCGGCTCCGGCACGGCGACCGCGGTCGCCGCGGCAGGCATCGCCGCCCAGCGCGATCCGCACCGGGTGTCCGCGCTCGGACTGCTCTCGGTGTCGGCGGCCGCCGGAGCCCTGTACCTGACGATCCCCCGGCTCGGCGGCGGCCACACGCTGCCGTTCGCCGCGCTCGCGACGGCGGCGCTCGCGGCATGGCCCGCGACCCGTCGGCTGGACTGCCCCGGGGCCCGGGTGAGCGTGCCGGGCGTCCAGGGCTTGCCGGGCCCGCGCGGCTCCCGGCCCCCGCTCCCCCGCCGCCGCTCGGGCATGGTGCTCGCGGCCTCGATGCTCTGCTGGGCGATGGCCCAGAACGCCCTGTGGGGCGTCAGCGGCCGGATAGGCACGACCCAGGCCGGACTGAGCGAGGTCACGGTCGGCGCGGTCTTCGCCGTGGCGCTGGGTGCCGGGCTGTGCGGCGTCGCCGCCGCCGGGACGGTGGGCGCGCGGTTCGGCCGGGCGGTCCCGATCGGCGCGGGTACGGCGCTCATCGCCTGCTGCGTCGTCATCAGTTCGTCCGCGCACGGCCTGGCGGCCTTCGCCGTGGGAGAGGTCCTTTGGAACACCTTCTACCCGGCGGTGCTCTCCTATCTGATCGGCCTCGCCGCCTCGCTCGACTCCCGCGGGCGCTGGGCCGTCCTCGTCGGTTCGGCGTCGTCGCTGGGCGTGGCCTGCGGCCCGGTGGCGGGCAGCCTGCTGTCGGAGCACTCGGGGTACCCGGGCATGGGGCTGGTGCTGGCCGCGGCCCTGCTGGTGGTGGCGGTGCCGATGACGGCGGTCGCCGTGCACACCTCGGGCCGTCGTCCGGTGGCCGTGCCCCTGCCGGTGCCCGCGGCGCTGCGGCGCCGCACCGCGGCGGCCCCCGCGGTGCTCGCGGAGATCCCGGTCCCGGTGGTGGAGACGGCCCCGGCGAGCGCGGCGAAGGTCCTGGCCTCCTGA
- a CDS encoding adenosine deaminase, giving the protein MSLIPKAELHLHIEGTLEPELAFTLAERNGVELPYAGTEDLRRAYLFSDLQSFLDLYYGLMAVLHTADDFTELADAYLARAAAQGVRHAEIFFDPQAHMERGVPVGTVVEGLAHALDRAEERHGVSTRLIMCFLRDRSAESAMAALEAAKPFLHHITAVGLDSAEVGHPPSKFREVYAAAESLGLRKVAHAGEEGPPGYVREALDVLGVERIDHGLRSMEDPELVERLVREQVPLTLCPLSNVRLRAVDTLEEHPLRAMMGAGLLVTVNSDDPAYFGGYVGDTFHAVREALGLTQEQLRELARNSFRAAFLDQDEARRERCLAEVAGYDFDRE; this is encoded by the coding sequence ATGTCACTCATTCCCAAGGCCGAACTGCATCTGCACATCGAGGGCACCCTCGAACCCGAGCTCGCCTTCACCCTGGCCGAGCGCAACGGCGTCGAACTGCCCTACGCCGGCACCGAAGACCTGCGCAGGGCCTACCTGTTCAGCGATCTTCAGTCCTTCCTCGACCTCTACTACGGGCTGATGGCGGTCCTGCACACCGCGGACGACTTCACGGAACTCGCCGACGCGTATCTGGCGCGCGCCGCGGCCCAGGGGGTGCGGCACGCCGAGATCTTCTTCGACCCGCAGGCCCACATGGAACGCGGTGTCCCGGTCGGCACGGTCGTCGAGGGCCTCGCGCACGCGCTGGACCGCGCCGAGGAGCGGCACGGCGTGTCCACCCGGCTCATCATGTGCTTTCTGCGCGACCGGTCGGCCGAGTCCGCGATGGCGGCGCTCGAGGCCGCGAAGCCCTTTCTGCACCACATCACCGCGGTCGGTCTCGACTCCGCCGAGGTGGGTCACCCGCCGTCGAAGTTCCGCGAGGTGTACGCGGCGGCCGAGTCCCTCGGCCTGCGGAAGGTCGCCCATGCCGGGGAGGAGGGGCCGCCCGGGTACGTCCGCGAGGCGCTGGACGTCCTCGGCGTCGAACGGATCGACCACGGACTGCGTTCCATGGAGGATCCCGAGCTGGTCGAACGGCTGGTCCGCGAGCAGGTCCCGCTCACCCTCTGCCCGCTCTCGAACGTCCGCCTGCGGGCCGTCGACACCCTGGAGGAGCATCCGCTGCGGGCCATGATGGGCGCCGGACTGCTGGTCACCGTGAACTCCGACGACCCCGCCTACTTCGGCGGCTACGTCGGCGACACCTTCCACGCGGTGCGCGAGGCGCTCGGGCTGACCCAGGAGCAGCTGCGGGAACTGGCCCGCAACTCCTTCCGCGCGGCCTTCCTGGACCAGGACGAGGCACGCCGCGAGCGCTGTCTCGCGGAGGTCGCAGGCTACGACTTCGACCGGGAGTGA
- a CDS encoding ribonuclease Z yields MSVRELVVLGTASQVPTRHRNHNGYLLRWDGEGILFDPGEGTQRQMLRAGVAAHDIDRICVTHFHGDHSLGLAGVIQRINLDQVPHPVTAHYPASGQRFFERLRYATAYRETVRLTEAPVAGGGVIADTPSYTLEARRLDHPVESFGYRLTEPDGRRMLPARLAAHGIEGPDVGRIQREGVLGGVALEDVSEVRRGQRFAFVMDTRLCDGAYELAEGCDMLVIESTFLDEDVALAGDHGHLTAGQAARVARAAGVRHLVLTHFSQRYSEPDEFERQARAAGFEGELSVARDLVRVPVPRREA; encoded by the coding sequence TTGTCCGTACGCGAACTGGTCGTGCTCGGCACGGCCAGCCAGGTGCCCACCCGGCACCGCAACCACAACGGCTATCTGCTGCGCTGGGACGGGGAGGGCATCCTCTTCGACCCCGGTGAGGGCACCCAGCGGCAGATGCTGAGGGCCGGGGTCGCCGCACACGACATCGACCGGATCTGCGTCACCCACTTCCACGGGGACCACTCCCTCGGCCTCGCGGGCGTGATCCAGCGCATCAACCTCGACCAGGTTCCGCACCCGGTCACGGCCCACTACCCGGCGAGCGGGCAGCGCTTCTTCGAACGGCTCCGGTACGCGACGGCCTACCGCGAGACGGTCCGCCTCACCGAGGCCCCGGTCGCGGGCGGCGGCGTCATCGCCGACACGCCTTCTTACACGCTCGAGGCGCGCCGCCTCGACCACCCCGTCGAGTCCTTCGGCTACCGGCTGACCGAGCCCGACGGACGCCGCATGCTGCCCGCCCGCCTGGCCGCGCACGGCATCGAGGGGCCCGACGTGGGCCGCATCCAGCGGGAGGGCGTCCTCGGCGGGGTCGCGCTGGAGGACGTCAGCGAGGTGCGGCGGGGGCAGCGCTTCGCGTTCGTGATGGACACCCGTCTCTGCGACGGGGCGTACGAGCTGGCCGAGGGCTGCGACATGCTGGTGATCGAGTCGACGTTCCTCGACGAGGACGTCGCGCTCGCCGGCGACCACGGTCATCTCACGGCGGGACAGGCGGCCCGCGTGGCGCGCGCTGCGGGCGTACGGCACCTCGTACTGACACACTTCTCCCAGCGCTACAGCGAACCCGACGAGTTCGAGCGGCAGGCCCGTGCCGCCGGCTTCGAGGGCGAACTGTCCGTGGCCCGGGACCTCGTACGGGTCCCGGTGCCCAGACGCGAAGCCTGA
- a CDS encoding histidine triad nucleotide-binding protein, translated as MAGEPQADCLFCKIVSGEVPATVVRETETTLAFRDINPQAPTHVLVIPKVHYPDAATLAGAEPGVAAEILREAAEVAAMDKVDASGFRIVFNTGAGAGQTVFHTHAHVLGGRGLQWPPG; from the coding sequence ATGGCGGGAGAACCGCAAGCCGACTGCCTGTTCTGCAAGATCGTGTCGGGGGAGGTGCCTGCCACCGTCGTCCGCGAGACGGAGACCACGCTCGCCTTCCGGGACATCAACCCGCAGGCGCCGACGCATGTGCTGGTGATCCCCAAGGTCCACTATCCGGACGCGGCCACCCTCGCCGGGGCCGAGCCGGGCGTGGCGGCCGAGATACTGCGCGAGGCCGCCGAGGTCGCCGCGATGGACAAGGTCGACGCCTCCGGCTTCCGCATCGTCTTCAACACCGGCGCCGGAGCCGGCCAGACCGTGTTCCACACGCACGCCCACGTCCTCGGCGGGCGCGGTCTGCAGTGGCCGCCCGGGTAG
- a CDS encoding 16S rRNA (uracil(1498)-N(3))-methyltransferase has product MTAPVFLVGEVRTGTVTLDGPEGRHAVSVRRLRVGEQIVLTDGRGTGGYGTVAAVEGRDRLDVTVTELREEPEPAPRITVVQALPKGDRGELAVETMTETGVDVIVPWAAARCITQWKGDRGAKSLARWRSTAREAGKQSRRLRFPDVAEAATTGQVARLLAGADLAVVLHEEGAEPLATAQLPSSGDIVLVVGPEGGVSPEESAVFAEAGARPCRLGRSVLRTSTAGTAASALLLGRTGRWS; this is encoded by the coding sequence GTGACCGCCCCCGTCTTCCTGGTCGGAGAGGTCCGCACCGGCACCGTCACCCTGGACGGGCCCGAGGGGCGGCACGCCGTCTCCGTGCGCCGTCTGCGCGTGGGGGAGCAGATCGTCCTCACCGACGGCCGGGGCACCGGAGGCTACGGCACCGTCGCCGCAGTCGAGGGCAGGGATCGCCTCGACGTCACCGTCACGGAACTGCGCGAGGAGCCGGAACCCGCCCCCCGGATCACCGTCGTCCAGGCCCTGCCCAAGGGAGACCGCGGCGAACTCGCCGTCGAGACGATGACCGAGACCGGCGTCGACGTGATCGTGCCGTGGGCGGCCGCCCGCTGCATCACGCAGTGGAAGGGCGACCGCGGCGCCAAGTCCCTCGCCAGGTGGCGCTCCACGGCCCGTGAGGCGGGCAAGCAGTCACGGCGGCTCCGCTTCCCCGACGTGGCCGAGGCGGCCACGACCGGGCAGGTGGCCCGGCTGCTCGCAGGGGCGGACCTCGCGGTCGTGCTGCACGAGGAGGGCGCGGAACCGCTCGCGACCGCGCAACTGCCGTCCTCCGGGGACATCGTGCTGGTCGTCGGGCCCGAAGGGGGCGTCTCGCCGGAGGAGTCGGCCGTGTTCGCCGAGGCGGGCGCCAGGCCCTGCCGCCTGGGCAGGAGCGTCCTGCGGACCTCCACCGCGGGGACGGCGGCGTCCGCCCTGCTGCTCGGTCGCACCGGCCGCTGGTCCTGA
- a CDS encoding nitronate monooxygenase: MSSALTDLCRHPIVQAPMAGGASRPELVAAVSEAGGLGFLAAGYKTADGMYQEIKQLRGLTGRPFGVNLFMPQPAYADAAAVDVYRHQLAGEAGWYGTPLGDPDSGRDDGYEAKLAVLRDDPVPVVSFTFGCPTAAAVARLRRAGTLTVVTATTADEALAAQHAGADAVCVQGVEAGGHQGTHRDDPADDGAGIGLLALIAQIREAVSLPIVGAGGIMRGSQIAAVLAAGAEAAQLGTAFLVCPESGANALHKQAMTSPLFGRTELTRAFSGRPARGLVNRFMREHGPYAPAAYPEVHHLTSGLRKAAAKAGDPQAMALWAGQGHRLARYLPAGRLIEVLAAETAAAAAALALRNPS; the protein is encoded by the coding sequence ATGTCCTCCGCGCTGACCGATCTCTGCCGTCACCCGATCGTGCAGGCCCCCATGGCGGGAGGCGCTTCCCGGCCGGAACTCGTCGCCGCCGTGTCCGAGGCGGGGGGACTGGGGTTCCTCGCCGCCGGTTACAAGACCGCGGACGGGATGTACCAGGAGATCAAACAGCTTCGCGGTCTCACCGGGCGCCCGTTCGGGGTGAACCTGTTCATGCCGCAGCCCGCCTACGCCGACGCCGCGGCCGTCGACGTCTACCGGCACCAGCTCGCCGGCGAGGCCGGCTGGTACGGCACACCGCTCGGCGATCCCGACTCCGGCCGGGACGACGGCTACGAGGCCAAGCTCGCCGTCCTGCGGGACGACCCCGTGCCCGTGGTGTCGTTCACCTTCGGCTGCCCCACCGCCGCGGCCGTCGCCCGGCTGAGGCGCGCCGGGACGCTCACGGTCGTCACCGCCACCACGGCCGACGAGGCGCTGGCCGCGCAGCACGCGGGTGCCGACGCCGTCTGCGTGCAGGGCGTCGAGGCCGGCGGCCACCAGGGCACCCACCGCGACGACCCGGCCGACGACGGCGCCGGCATCGGCCTGCTCGCGCTGATCGCGCAGATCCGCGAGGCCGTGAGCCTGCCGATCGTCGGGGCGGGCGGCATCATGCGCGGCTCGCAGATCGCCGCCGTCCTGGCCGCGGGGGCCGAGGCGGCCCAGCTCGGCACCGCTTTCCTGGTGTGCCCGGAGTCCGGCGCGAACGCGTTGCACAAGCAGGCCATGACCAGTCCGCTGTTCGGCAGGACCGAGCTGACCCGGGCCTTCTCCGGTCGTCCCGCCCGCGGCCTCGTCAACCGGTTCATGAGGGAACACGGGCCGTACGCGCCCGCCGCCTACCCCGAGGTGCACCACCTCACCTCCGGTCTGCGCAAGGCCGCTGCCAAGGCCGGCGACCCGCAGGCCATGGCCCTCTGGGCCGGCCAGGGTCACCGCCTGGCCCGCTACCTTCCCGCCGGGCGCCTCATCGAGGTCCTCGCCGCAGAGACCGCCGCGGCCGCCGCCGCCCTCGCGCTCCGGAACCCTTCGTGA